In Thermotoga sp. Ku-13t, one genomic interval encodes:
- a CDS encoding cysteine desulfurase family protein codes for MRVYLDHAATTRVFDEVAQEVMKLFTQFYGNASSTHSHGYEAKRFYEEARMKIAKHLNVEPDEIYFTSGGTESDNIAIRGFLRANFPNGGHIITTQIEHPAVLEVARQLEKEGYEVTYLKPTREGYVTPDDFRKAIRKNTVFASIMWVNNETGVIQPIDEISKIAREHGIVLHSDAVQAIGKIRIDARLVDMLSASGHKFYAPKGCGFLYVSKGVRIEPIMYGGGHEKGLRSGTENVPGAHGMAVALELIEKNYEAWSERVKKLKEKIVNAIESIPDHHINGSNTIFSHINVSFKGVHGESLATALDMCGISVSTASACASHHAKGRSHVLEAMELEDWIVDGAIRISLGYDNSEEEIEYFVEVLQREINRLRSMS; via the coding sequence ATGAGGGTCTATCTCGATCACGCTGCCACAACGCGCGTGTTCGATGAGGTCGCCCAGGAAGTGATGAAACTTTTCACGCAGTTTTATGGAAACGCCTCCAGCACACATTCTCATGGGTACGAAGCCAAAAGATTCTACGAGGAAGCAAGGATGAAGATAGCGAAGCATCTGAACGTTGAGCCTGACGAAATCTACTTCACCTCGGGTGGAACTGAGTCCGACAACATCGCGATACGCGGATTTTTGAGGGCCAATTTTCCGAACGGTGGACACATCATAACTACGCAGATCGAACATCCCGCAGTGCTCGAAGTGGCGAGACAGCTCGAAAAGGAAGGCTACGAAGTAACCTACCTGAAGCCAACCAGGGAAGGCTACGTGACGCCGGACGATTTTCGAAAAGCGATACGCAAGAACACGGTCTTCGCATCGATCATGTGGGTCAACAACGAAACAGGCGTCATTCAGCCCATCGACGAAATCTCAAAGATAGCGCGTGAGCATGGAATAGTGCTCCACAGCGATGCGGTTCAGGCGATCGGAAAGATCAGGATCGATGCCAGACTCGTTGACATGCTGTCCGCGTCCGGACACAAGTTCTATGCGCCCAAAGGGTGTGGTTTTCTCTACGTGTCCAAAGGCGTCAGGATCGAGCCCATCATGTACGGTGGCGGACACGAGAAAGGTCTGAGAAGTGGCACAGAAAATGTGCCTGGTGCGCACGGCATGGCTGTAGCACTCGAGCTCATAGAGAAGAATTATGAAGCCTGGTCTGAGAGGGTGAAAAAGCTCAAAGAGAAGATTGTCAACGCGATCGAGAGCATTCCAGATCATCACATAAACGGCTCCAACACGATCTTTTCACACATCAACGTGTCCTTCAAAGGCGTCCATGGAGAATCACTCGCGACCGCCCTGGACATGTGTGGTATATCTGTCTCCACAGCCTCCGCGTGTGCGTCACACCATGCTAAAGGCAGATCTCACGTGCTGGAGGCGATGGAACTCGAGGACTGGATCGTCGATGGAGCGATCAGGATCAGCCTGGGTTACGATAACAGCGAAGAGGAGATAGAATATTTCGTGGAGGTATTGCAGAGAGAAATCAACAGGCTGCGGAGCATGTCCTGA
- a CDS encoding ZIP family metal transporter, with amino-acid sequence MTGFWRGLIYSSVAGVSTALGAIPFLLFNKTASQRLIDAFLGFAAGVMLAASAFSLVLPSIESGGIVRFVIGFILGGVLVDVMDKVLPHEHFTKGHEGFDAKRLKTIWLFIIAITIHNLPEGMAVGVGGFTPHALTIAIAIGLQNIPEGAAVAASLMSANYRKKSIFSITLFTGLVEAFGGLVGVLLISIARSLLPYLLALAAGAMVFVISDEVIPETHLKGEERLTTYWLLVGFSLMTMLDVLLG; translated from the coding sequence ATGACGGGTTTCTGGCGGGGATTGATTTACAGCAGCGTTGCCGGGGTCAGTACCGCACTCGGCGCAATACCTTTTTTGCTGTTCAATAAGACCGCTTCTCAGAGGCTGATCGATGCATTTTTAGGTTTCGCCGCAGGTGTAATGCTCGCGGCGAGTGCTTTCAGTCTCGTCCTACCATCCATAGAGTCTGGCGGTATCGTGCGTTTCGTGATCGGTTTCATTCTGGGTGGAGTCCTCGTCGACGTGATGGACAAGGTCCTGCCACACGAGCACTTCACCAAAGGACACGAAGGCTTCGATGCGAAACGTTTGAAGACGATCTGGCTTTTTATCATCGCGATAACCATCCACAACCTTCCTGAAGGTATGGCCGTCGGTGTTGGTGGGTTCACACCTCACGCGCTGACGATCGCGATCGCGATAGGCCTCCAAAACATTCCCGAAGGCGCCGCCGTGGCAGCTTCTCTCATGAGTGCGAACTACAGAAAGAAGTCCATTTTTTCCATCACGCTTTTCACGGGACTGGTCGAAGCTTTTGGAGGTTTAGTTGGAGTGCTGTTGATAAGCATCGCGAGGAGTTTACTGCCCTATCTGCTCGCGCTCGCGGCTGGAGCCATGGTCTTCGTGATAAGCGATGAGGTCATTCCAGAAACGCATCTCAAAGGTGAAGAACGACTCACGACGTACTGGTTGCTGGTTGGCTTTAGCCTCATGACCATGCTTGATGTTCTTCTGGGTTAA
- the pepV gene encoding dipeptidase PepV has protein sequence MNETIDKIVLSLKEEMFKEAANLVKIRSVQSDPAPGKPFGEGVAQALEYALKLGEKLGFRVKNVDGYAGHIEYGDSGKLFAVLGHLDVVPEGEGWSVDPYGGIIKDGYLWGRGAADNKGPTVAVIYALKALKEANVPIRNRARIILGTDEESGWECVKHYFQKEEKPIYAVTPDAAFPIIYAEKGIITYRITMGRNLSAPGRVKITKLEGGDAANVVPQSAMAELSAVSDELLEKVKNFHAKNGARIEWSIENDRLIVRAFGKSAHGSTPEKGINAIAALIDFLKDVDINEDVKIFVRTLASKIGYQTDGYSLRIAGRDCVVGDLTVNLGTVRMDDEKIEATINVRYPIYYSEAMMAKQIKEALKPLKVEGEHHLLPLFVSPDSELIKILSEVYTEMTGQPATLLTMGGGTYARAVPCGVAFGPLLPGREGTEHQPDERIALEDLLTLARIYAQLFYRMLVLWE, from the coding sequence ATGAACGAAACGATCGACAAAATTGTGCTTTCTCTGAAGGAAGAAATGTTCAAAGAAGCTGCCAACCTGGTGAAGATCAGATCCGTTCAATCCGATCCAGCCCCTGGCAAACCGTTCGGCGAGGGTGTGGCGCAGGCACTGGAGTATGCGCTTAAACTCGGTGAAAAACTCGGATTTCGTGTCAAGAACGTCGATGGTTACGCTGGTCACATAGAGTACGGCGATTCTGGAAAACTCTTCGCAGTCCTCGGACATCTGGACGTCGTACCGGAAGGGGAAGGCTGGAGTGTGGATCCTTACGGCGGGATCATCAAGGATGGCTATCTGTGGGGGCGCGGTGCAGCGGACAACAAAGGGCCCACGGTCGCGGTGATCTACGCGCTCAAGGCGCTCAAGGAAGCGAACGTTCCCATCAGAAACAGGGCGAGGATCATTCTGGGAACCGACGAAGAGTCGGGCTGGGAGTGTGTGAAACATTACTTCCAAAAAGAGGAAAAGCCCATCTACGCCGTCACCCCCGACGCGGCGTTTCCGATCATATATGCCGAGAAAGGCATCATAACTTACAGGATCACGATGGGGAGGAATCTCTCTGCTCCGGGAAGAGTGAAGATCACAAAACTGGAAGGTGGCGATGCGGCGAACGTGGTGCCCCAGAGCGCGATGGCAGAGCTTTCAGCGGTGAGCGACGAGTTGCTGGAGAAAGTGAAGAACTTCCATGCGAAGAACGGTGCGCGCATCGAATGGTCCATCGAAAACGACAGGCTCATCGTTCGCGCTTTCGGTAAATCGGCACACGGATCAACACCTGAAAAAGGCATTAACGCCATCGCGGCACTGATAGATTTTCTCAAAGATGTTGACATCAACGAAGACGTGAAAATCTTTGTGCGCACGCTTGCGAGCAAAATAGGTTACCAGACGGATGGCTATTCTCTCAGGATTGCGGGTAGAGACTGCGTCGTCGGAGATCTCACCGTGAACCTGGGCACCGTGCGTATGGACGATGAAAAAATAGAGGCGACGATCAACGTAAGGTATCCCATTTACTATTCCGAAGCCATGATGGCAAAACAGATCAAAGAAGCTTTGAAACCTCTGAAAGTTGAAGGGGAACACCATTTACTTCCACTCTTCGTCTCTCCAGACAGTGAACTGATCAAGATCTTGAGTGAAGTGTACACCGAGATGACGGGCCAGCCAGCCACACTCTTGACGATGGGGGGGGGAACTTACGCACGCGCCGTTCCCTGCGGAGTCGCGTTCGGGCCGTTGCTACCAGGTAGGGAAGGAACGGAGCACCAGCCAGATGAGAGGATCGCGCTGGAAGATTTACTGACGCTTGCGAGGATCTATGCACAGCTCTTCTACAGAATGCTGGTGCTGTGGGAGTGA
- the ligA gene encoding NAD-dependent DNA ligase LigA, translating into MGMLQVPEEIRKRVEQLREEIEYHNYRYYVLAQPVITDEEYDKLMRELIELERQYPELVTPDSPTQRIGEKVLDEFRSVPHTEPMLSLDNTYSEEEIREFDERVKRLLDRKEVVYVAELKIDGVSVSLRYENGKFVQGLSRGDGTRGDDISENLKRVRSIPLRLRKPVTVEVRGEIYMPTEVFEKLNEERQKRGEPLFANPRNAAAGTLRQLDTRITAERHLDSFIYYVLKPEQYGLKTQWDALNWLRELGFKVNPHSRLCGSIDEVIDYWKEWTQKRRELGYWVDGVVVKVNDFELQHALGTTAKAPRWAIAFKFPSEHARTKIVGVTVQVGRTGTLTPVAELEPVQLAGTIVKRASLHNFEYIKEKDIRIGDWVYIEKAGGIIPQVVSVIESLRIGNEVPVEPPTQCPVCGGKVGKIEVGEVALKCLNPHCPAKLKRSLETLASRNALDINGLGEKLIDKLVDSGLVKDIADLFYLTPFELSQLGSGIGQKTIANLLNEIDKARKAPLHRWITALGIPLVGEKTAYVLAQNFRSLKKLAQASVDQLTQIPGIGEEIARSIVEYFRNEKTKEILEKLEKAGVRLEEAASVEVSNVLKGLTFAVTGSLKNFTRNEIEEFIVAHGGKVTDSVSKKTDYLIVGENPGSKLLKAQQLGVKILSEEEFLQKFNLKKPKQERLF; encoded by the coding sequence ATGGGTATGTTACAGGTCCCGGAGGAAATAAGAAAGAGGGTCGAACAGCTCCGCGAAGAGATAGAGTATCACAACTACAGATATTACGTCCTCGCGCAGCCTGTGATCACCGACGAAGAGTACGATAAGCTCATGCGAGAATTGATCGAGCTGGAAAGACAATATCCGGAACTCGTCACTCCGGATTCTCCCACCCAGCGGATAGGAGAAAAGGTTCTCGACGAGTTCCGCAGTGTACCTCACACCGAGCCGATGTTGAGCCTCGACAATACCTACAGCGAAGAGGAGATAAGAGAATTCGATGAGAGGGTAAAAAGGTTGCTCGACAGGAAAGAGGTTGTTTACGTCGCCGAGCTCAAGATAGATGGCGTTTCCGTATCGCTCAGATACGAAAATGGAAAGTTCGTACAGGGTCTGAGCAGAGGAGACGGCACGAGGGGCGATGACATAAGTGAGAACTTGAAGAGGGTCAGGAGCATCCCGCTCAGGTTGAGAAAACCTGTGACGGTCGAGGTGCGCGGGGAAATTTACATGCCCACCGAAGTGTTCGAAAAACTGAACGAAGAGAGGCAGAAACGTGGAGAACCCCTTTTTGCGAATCCCAGGAACGCAGCTGCTGGAACTCTCAGACAGCTCGATACCAGGATCACCGCCGAGCGGCACCTCGATAGTTTCATATACTACGTTCTGAAACCTGAGCAGTACGGGCTCAAGACGCAGTGGGATGCGCTGAACTGGCTGAGAGAGCTGGGTTTCAAAGTGAATCCCCATTCGAGGTTGTGCGGCAGCATCGATGAGGTGATAGATTACTGGAAAGAGTGGACGCAGAAAAGACGTGAGCTCGGCTACTGGGTGGACGGTGTCGTGGTCAAGGTGAACGATTTCGAGCTCCAGCACGCCCTTGGAACCACGGCGAAGGCACCGAGATGGGCTATCGCGTTCAAGTTTCCTTCTGAGCACGCACGAACGAAGATCGTTGGTGTGACGGTTCAGGTGGGTAGAACTGGCACATTGACACCCGTCGCGGAACTGGAACCCGTTCAGCTCGCTGGAACGATCGTGAAACGTGCGAGTTTGCACAACTTCGAGTACATAAAGGAAAAAGACATCCGGATAGGTGACTGGGTCTACATAGAAAAAGCCGGTGGCATAATCCCGCAGGTGGTTTCTGTGATCGAGTCGTTGAGGATCGGAAACGAAGTTCCCGTAGAGCCACCAACTCAGTGTCCGGTCTGTGGCGGGAAGGTTGGTAAAATTGAAGTTGGCGAGGTCGCGTTGAAGTGTTTGAATCCCCACTGCCCCGCAAAGCTCAAGAGATCGCTCGAAACGCTGGCTTCGAGGAACGCGCTGGACATAAATGGCCTCGGTGAGAAACTCATCGATAAACTCGTCGATTCAGGGCTCGTGAAGGACATAGCGGACTTGTTCTACCTGACACCTTTCGAACTGTCGCAGCTCGGATCTGGAATCGGTCAGAAAACGATCGCGAACCTCTTGAACGAGATCGACAAAGCCAGGAAAGCTCCGCTCCACAGGTGGATAACGGCGCTTGGAATACCGCTCGTGGGTGAAAAAACAGCTTACGTGCTTGCACAGAATTTCAGGAGCTTGAAGAAACTCGCGCAGGCCAGTGTGGATCAGCTCACCCAGATACCGGGTATCGGCGAGGAGATAGCCCGGAGCATCGTGGAGTATTTCAGAAACGAAAAGACGAAAGAGATTCTCGAAAAGCTCGAAAAAGCCGGAGTCAGACTCGAAGAGGCAGCGTCAGTCGAGGTATCAAACGTCCTCAAGGGATTGACGTTCGCCGTCACGGGGTCTCTGAAGAACTTCACGAGAAACGAAATTGAAGAGTTCATCGTCGCGCACGGTGGAAAAGTCACAGACAGTGTATCCAAGAAGACGGATTACCTCATCGTGGGAGAAAACCCGGGCTCCAAGCTGTTGAAAGCACAGCAGCTCGGAGTGAAAATCCTCTCCGAGGAAGAATTCCTGCAGAAGTTCAATCTCAAAAAACCCAAGCAAGAAAGGTTATTCTGA
- a CDS encoding iron-sulfur cluster assembly scaffold protein: protein MYSEKFKQLFMYPRYCKDIEYTHTAEVVYPEHGDRVRIFLKIENYIVKNVAFKAVGCPRVIAASEAVCRLVDGKHVDDVKHLNEEHVRDEMDFHDKNFTCVNAPIEAVKKAITKVE, encoded by the coding sequence ATGTATTCCGAAAAGTTCAAGCAACTTTTTATGTACCCGAGATACTGCAAGGACATAGAGTACACCCACACCGCCGAAGTTGTGTATCCAGAGCACGGCGACAGGGTCCGCATATTTTTGAAGATCGAGAATTACATCGTGAAAAACGTCGCCTTCAAGGCCGTGGGCTGTCCGAGAGTGATCGCTGCTTCCGAGGCAGTTTGCAGGCTGGTGGATGGAAAGCACGTAGACGATGTGAAGCACCTCAACGAAGAGCACGTCAGGGACGAGATGGATTTTCATGATAAGAACTTCACGTGCGTCAACGCACCCATCGAAGCCGTCAAGAAGGCCATTACTAAGGTAGAATGA
- a CDS encoding 5'-methylthioadenosine/S-adenosylhomocysteine nucleosidase — protein sequence MIAIVGVLPDEVNLLVDALSPRLQVSEILRRPLFRGLIGENEVVITSGCIGKVETACLVQALIDRFQPDCVLLVGAAGALRQDILFGTVVAGTGYVEYDFSPRINVDSLINPVQDVFSPLLELSNVVCGIIASGDSFISSETTVKKIQETTGAICVDMDSAAAAKVCVENEKPFLSLKVVVDFAGSKAIEQYIENHPKYASIPAHLLAEVLGRVVLV from the coding sequence ATGATCGCGATCGTTGGGGTCCTGCCGGACGAGGTGAACCTTCTCGTAGACGCATTGTCACCGAGGTTGCAGGTATCTGAGATCTTGAGAAGGCCCCTGTTCCGTGGTCTGATCGGTGAGAACGAGGTCGTGATCACGAGTGGCTGTATCGGGAAGGTCGAAACGGCCTGCCTCGTTCAGGCTTTAATTGACAGATTCCAGCCTGATTGTGTCCTGCTCGTTGGTGCTGCAGGCGCACTCCGACAGGATATCCTTTTCGGAACCGTGGTTGCCGGCACCGGATACGTGGAGTACGATTTTTCGCCGAGGATAAACGTTGACTCCCTGATCAATCCAGTCCAGGATGTGTTTTCTCCTCTGCTGGAATTGAGCAACGTTGTTTGTGGCATCATCGCTTCTGGTGACAGTTTCATCTCTTCCGAAACCACAGTTAAAAAAATCCAGGAAACAACGGGTGCCATATGTGTAGACATGGATTCGGCAGCCGCGGCAAAGGTTTGTGTCGAGAACGAAAAGCCGTTTCTGTCTTTGAAGGTCGTCGTCGATTTTGCGGGTTCGAAGGCCATCGAGCAGTACATAGAAAACCATCCAAAGTACGCATCGATCCCCGCACACCTGCTTGCCGAGGTGCTCGGCAGAGTGGTTCTGGTCTGA
- a CDS encoding ABC transporter substrate-binding protein translates to MKLAAFLFVAALVLIVLLVQMKLDRFCVLILDDGGTNFLQGVKNYLKDHNLHYDVVTVRIDVDQTRLESVLRKYQNSYAVGPRLSSEAQRLIPILEKFRIFTIAPLVTSYRVVGKSSYLMTLSVTDEEQGRQIAERLKVEGCRKVLLVADKLNPVHSETIEESLKRHLSVEQFESRQIESIDELLGEDFDRYDGLVLALDGRKAGIVVQLARKKGFSGTIVGSDYALTDDLTTAGGPAVEEMIVCCLFDFETMLRSGISDMQIAGAYDAAMIITDLKHNRVSQQDAANYLRGRTFEGVTGRFSVNFDLSASRNLTFVRVKNGRFEIER, encoded by the coding sequence ATGAAACTCGCCGCGTTTCTGTTTGTCGCGGCGCTCGTGTTGATCGTTCTTTTGGTTCAGATGAAACTCGACAGGTTCTGTGTCCTCATTTTGGATGATGGAGGGACGAACTTTCTACAGGGTGTGAAGAATTATTTGAAGGACCACAACCTTCACTATGATGTTGTCACGGTGAGAATAGACGTGGATCAAACCAGGCTCGAATCCGTTCTGCGAAAGTATCAAAACAGTTACGCCGTTGGTCCAAGATTGAGTTCGGAAGCTCAGCGTTTGATTCCTATACTCGAAAAGTTCAGGATCTTCACGATAGCACCACTCGTCACTTCCTACCGTGTCGTGGGAAAAAGTTCGTATTTGATGACACTCTCAGTTACGGACGAAGAACAGGGCAGGCAGATCGCAGAGAGATTGAAAGTTGAAGGATGCCGGAAAGTCCTCCTTGTCGCAGACAAACTGAATCCTGTTCACAGCGAAACGATAGAAGAGAGTCTGAAAAGACATCTTTCTGTGGAGCAGTTCGAGAGTCGCCAGATCGAGTCGATAGACGAGCTTCTTGGCGAAGATTTCGACCGTTACGATGGTCTCGTGCTTGCGCTCGATGGACGGAAGGCTGGGATCGTAGTTCAGCTAGCTCGAAAGAAAGGTTTCTCTGGAACGATAGTGGGTAGTGACTATGCGCTCACTGATGATCTAACCACGGCGGGTGGTCCGGCCGTTGAGGAAATGATCGTGTGCTGCCTCTTCGATTTTGAAACCATGCTGCGTTCAGGAATATCGGACATGCAGATCGCTGGAGCGTACGATGCAGCCATGATCATCACCGATTTGAAGCACAACAGAGTATCGCAGCAGGACGCGGCCAATTATCTCAGAGGACGAACTTTCGAAGGGGTCACAGGACGATTCTCTGTAAATTTCGATCTTTCCGCATCGAGAAATCTGACATTTGTGAGGGTGAAAAATGGAAGGTTTGAAATCGAAAGGTGA
- a CDS encoding HD-GYP domain-containing protein, producing MEGLKSKGEAMSLKQTISRFKRYGGLLVLILITSFVIGLFPLVRQINSYYSKSYMRLLKSFLNEVTKHAVESGQSSLGIVVRRLSKELVDLATGVDLSGILSYEKLPWICSETRGIFVNGTSTKILIDGGSHILLIEIPAYMIDKMLSAEMAYVFLMASDGTIVACNDLNFLGMKADTKKSFVRMNGTTGFVESEPLEGLNGFIAFFIPLRTYSTVLLPYLLVAIAALCGAAVWLSLAYSFENRLVAGVNMVLDNINQSLAKLDKTDEVFYVPLETRIAELNQLQAGIQKLIEAQKASWHELHAMMQSLQDTVNELEETQRTLQERNTQIIATLAEAIEIKDANTLGHSDRVVTLALELAKEIGLKDPADLEAIKFGALLHDIGKIGIPEYILNKPGRLTKQEYEVMKLHPIYGEKIIRKISGWDLVADIVRHHHENYDGTGYPDGLKGSQISLRAQIVSIVDVFCALIEERPYRPPMSLEEALKLMQTEMVGTKFDPELFEAFKRVLGKFARIYIAGS from the coding sequence ATGGAAGGTTTGAAATCGAAAGGTGAAGCAATGAGCCTGAAACAGACGATAAGCCGTTTCAAAAGGTACGGCGGATTGCTCGTCCTCATATTGATCACCAGCTTCGTTATTGGTCTTTTCCCCTTAGTGAGGCAGATAAATTCGTACTACTCGAAAAGCTATATGAGGCTTCTGAAAAGTTTCCTCAATGAAGTGACCAAGCATGCAGTTGAATCCGGGCAGTCATCTCTCGGCATAGTTGTTAGACGACTGAGCAAAGAGCTCGTCGATCTCGCGACTGGCGTTGATCTATCCGGCATCCTGAGTTACGAAAAGTTACCATGGATTTGCTCAGAGACACGTGGTATTTTCGTGAACGGTACCAGCACCAAGATCTTGATCGATGGAGGTTCACACATTTTGCTGATCGAAATTCCCGCGTATATGATCGACAAGATGCTGTCGGCTGAAATGGCTTACGTTTTCTTGATGGCATCGGATGGAACGATAGTGGCCTGTAACGATCTGAATTTTCTCGGAATGAAGGCCGACACGAAGAAAAGTTTCGTCAGGATGAACGGTACAACGGGCTTTGTTGAATCGGAACCTCTGGAGGGTCTGAATGGTTTCATTGCCTTTTTCATTCCCCTCAGAACCTATTCTACGGTCCTTCTTCCCTATCTGCTGGTGGCGATAGCGGCTCTGTGCGGTGCCGCCGTCTGGCTGAGCCTCGCCTACAGCTTCGAGAATCGACTCGTCGCGGGTGTGAACATGGTTCTGGACAACATCAACCAGAGTCTGGCGAAACTCGACAAAACGGACGAAGTTTTCTACGTCCCTCTGGAAACCAGGATCGCCGAGCTGAACCAGTTGCAGGCGGGGATCCAGAAGCTCATCGAGGCCCAGAAAGCCTCCTGGCACGAGCTTCACGCCATGATGCAGAGTTTGCAGGACACCGTGAACGAACTCGAAGAGACTCAGAGAACTCTGCAGGAAAGGAACACACAGATCATTGCCACACTCGCCGAGGCCATAGAAATCAAGGATGCAAACACACTCGGTCATTCAGACCGTGTCGTGACGCTGGCACTGGAACTCGCGAAGGAAATTGGGTTGAAAGATCCCGCGGATCTGGAAGCGATAAAATTCGGTGCACTGCTCCACGACATCGGCAAGATAGGGATACCTGAGTACATCCTCAACAAGCCTGGCAGGTTGACCAAACAGGAATACGAGGTCATGAAATTGCACCCGATCTACGGTGAAAAGATCATCAGAAAAATATCTGGCTGGGATCTGGTCGCGGACATAGTGAGACACCACCATGAAAACTACGACGGCACTGGTTATCCGGATGGGCTGAAGGGAAGCCAGATCAGTTTGAGGGCGCAGATAGTCAGCATCGTGGACGTTTTCTGCGCTCTGATCGAAGAGAGGCCTTACAGACCCCCGATGAGCCTGGAGGAAGCTTTGAAATTGATGCAGACGGAGATGGTGGGCACCAAGTTCGATCCGGAGCTTTTCGAGGCGTTCAAGAGGGTACTCGGAAAGTTCGCACGCATTTACATCGCCGGTTCGTGA